AACAAGTATTTAATACGTTGGAATTAGATAAAGGAACGCCTCAAACATTAGTACTTGATCAAAATAGTGACGAAAAATCATTATCATTTATAAACTATTCAGATGAGATTCAACAAATACAGAATGTAGCTGGTGACTTACAAAGTAAATTAAATACTAAGTATACACCAACATCTATTCTTTACTTTAACCCTAAAAATGAAGGAGATGTTACTATTTCTAATTATGCTCAAAATAGTAATGTCAAAGTATTAGTTGGACCTGAACAACTAGATGAATTCTTTAACAAATTTGTATTCCATGGACGTATTCAATATAATGTCGATGATTTACAACAAATCATGGAACAAATCGAATCATTTAATTAAATATCAACGAAGCTAGTAGGGATTTTATCTCTACTAGCTTTTTTAGTTTTGAGCACAGATATTGAAATTTATATGACTTATGTTTAATCTGAGTTTTATCTACTTTCATAGGGTATAGAATATTGAAATTGTATTTAAGGAGTGGGAATGTATGGATAATATTAAATTTTATAATGGTCATACGATGCCGAAAGTTGGTCTAGGTACATTTAGAGTTGAAAATAATGATGATTGTACAAAAGCTGTTAAATACGCAATTGAAAATGGATATAGAAGTATCGATACAGCAAAGGTATATGGTAATGAAGAAAAGGTAGGACAAGGTATTAAAGAAGGGCTTGAATCTGCAGGCTTAAAACGTGAGGATTTATTTATTACCTCAAAATTATGGTTAGAAGATTATGGTAGAGAAAATGTTGAACAAGCCTACGAAAATAGTTTGAAAAGGTTAGATTTAGATTATCTAGATTTGTATTTAATGCATTGGCCGGGTACGAATGAAGCCCTAATGATAGATACATGGCAAGGTATGGAAGATTTATATAAACAAGAGCGTGTTAAAAATATTGGAGTGAGTAACTTTAATGTAGATCATTTTGAAGCGTTACTAGCTCAAGTATCTATTAAGCCTGTAATTAACCAAGTTGAGTTCCATCCATACTTAACTCAAAAAGAGTTGAGACAATATTTAGATGTTCAAAATATTGTGATGGAATCTTGGTCACCATTAATGAACGCGCAAATATTAGATGATGAAGTAGTTAATCAAGTAGCACAAGAAGTTGGGCAAACGCCAGCACAAGTGATTATTAGATGGAACTATCAACATCAAGTAGTCACAATTCCTAAATCAGTAACACCTCACCGTATTGACGAAAATCTAAATATATTAGATTTTGAATTAAATGATGACCAAATGAAAAAATTAGATGACCTAAATCAAAATAAAAGAATTGGGCCAGACCCTTCAGAATTTAATGGGAAATAATATGACAAAACCACGTCCTCAATCGAACAGGGGACGTGGTTTTAATGAATATCATTAGTTATTGAAATAAATGATATGCAAAATAGCAACTTGCAAAGGCACCAACAAATTGCAAGAGCGTATAAATAATAAAAGGTATAGGCTTAAATTGAGGAGATACCATGCCTACAAGTTCATTAGATAAGGTTGAAAATGTTGTTAACCCGCCTAAAATACCTGTGATGAAGAATGGATTCATCCATTTGATGTGAAGTGATAAGCCTGATAT
The DNA window shown above is from Staphylococcus sp. M0911 and carries:
- a CDS encoding aldo/keto reductase, with the translated sequence MDNIKFYNGHTMPKVGLGTFRVENNDDCTKAVKYAIENGYRSIDTAKVYGNEEKVGQGIKEGLESAGLKREDLFITSKLWLEDYGRENVEQAYENSLKRLDLDYLDLYLMHWPGTNEALMIDTWQGMEDLYKQERVKNIGVSNFNVDHFEALLAQVSIKPVINQVEFHPYLTQKELRQYLDVQNIVMESWSPLMNAQILDDEVVNQVAQEVGQTPAQVIIRWNYQHQVVTIPKSVTPHRIDENLNILDFELNDDQMKKLDDLNQNKRIGPDPSEFNGK
- a CDS encoding CrcB family protein — encoded protein: MMTMVLVMLGGGIGAMSRALISNYFNHFNTRLPVGTLIVNIVGCMLIGAISGLSLHIKWMNPFFITGILGGLTTFSTLSNELVGMVSPQFKPIPFIIYTLLQFVGAFASCYFAYHLFQ